The following are encoded in a window of Solidesulfovibrio magneticus RS-1 genomic DNA:
- a CDS encoding DegT/DnrJ/EryC1/StrS family aminotransferase: MAVNVWGYLEEYREEKAEIMAAVEGVLASGKLILGPNVAAFEQEFAAYCGAAHGVGVDNGTNAVMLALLALGLEPGDEVLTVSNTAVPTVSAIVSAGGVPRFVDIDPATYLMDTARLETAVTPRTRAIVAVHLFGQCVDMEAVAAVAERHGLFVVEDCAQSHGAARHGRVCGALADAAAFSFYPTKILGTYGDGGLVMTDRDDVAAKLKKLRFYGMEKTYYALEHGFNSRLDEVHAAILRGKLKHLPAYITRRRDLAAGYDAALAGTSLTLPVTAPGNDHAYYLYVARHPGRDAVLAGLRSREVNLNISYPWPIHTMTGYAHLGYKEGDLPHTERAAREIFSLPMYPSLTDAEQDFAIAALIDTLAEVDGQTR; the protein is encoded by the coding sequence ATGGCGGTCAATGTTTGGGGATATTTGGAAGAGTATCGGGAAGAAAAGGCCGAGATCATGGCGGCGGTGGAAGGGGTGCTGGCCTCGGGCAAGCTCATCCTCGGCCCCAATGTCGCTGCTTTTGAACAGGAATTCGCCGCTTACTGCGGCGCGGCCCACGGCGTGGGCGTGGACAACGGCACCAATGCCGTCATGCTGGCTTTGCTGGCCCTGGGGCTGGAGCCTGGCGACGAGGTGCTGACCGTCTCCAACACGGCCGTGCCCACGGTCTCGGCCATCGTCAGCGCCGGCGGCGTGCCGCGCTTCGTCGACATCGACCCGGCCACCTACCTCATGGACACGGCGCGGCTGGAAACGGCCGTGACGCCGCGCACCCGGGCCATCGTGGCGGTGCATCTTTTTGGCCAGTGCGTGGACATGGAGGCCGTGGCCGCCGTGGCCGAGCGCCACGGGCTGTTCGTGGTCGAGGACTGCGCTCAGTCCCACGGCGCGGCCCGGCATGGCCGGGTCTGCGGTGCTCTGGCCGACGCGGCCGCCTTTTCCTTTTATCCCACCAAGATCCTCGGAACTTATGGCGACGGCGGATTGGTCATGACCGACCGCGACGACGTGGCGGCAAAACTCAAGAAACTGCGCTTCTACGGCATGGAAAAGACCTATTACGCCCTGGAACACGGGTTCAACAGCCGCCTGGACGAGGTCCATGCCGCCATCCTGCGCGGCAAGCTCAAACATCTGCCGGCCTACATCACCCGCCGCCGGGATCTGGCCGCCGGCTACGACGCCGCCCTGGCCGGCACGTCCCTGACCCTGCCGGTGACCGCCCCGGGCAACGACCACGCCTATTATCTCTACGTCGCCCGCCACCCCGGGCGTGACGCCGTCCTGGCTGGCCTGAGGTCCCGTGAGGTCAACCTCAACATCAGCTACCCCTGGCCCATCCACACCATGACGGGTTACGCCCATCTGGGGTACAAGGAAGGCGACCTGCCCCACACCGAGCGAGCGGCCCGGGAGATCTTCTCCCTACCCATGTATCCGTCGCTCACCGACGCCGAGCAGGATTTCGCCATCGCCGCGCTTATCGACACCCTGGCCGAGGTGGACGGCCAAACGAGGTAA
- a CDS encoding DUF1772 domain-containing protein, with translation MEFGAIALALMAAFTGAALYINLVEHPARRGLLDGEMLAQWQASYPRAYRMQASLAVGGFFFGLLAAYWAGKALFVTGALFSIANWVVTYRFIMPVNRQLTAADPDTADAATRALLEKWNLLHAIRTGLGLLAVICFFAAL, from the coding sequence ATGGAATTCGGCGCTATCGCTCTGGCGCTCATGGCCGCGTTTACCGGCGCGGCCCTCTACATCAATCTGGTGGAACACCCGGCCCGGCGCGGGCTGCTCGACGGCGAGATGCTGGCCCAGTGGCAGGCGAGCTATCCGCGCGCCTACCGGATGCAGGCGAGCCTGGCCGTGGGCGGCTTTTTTTTCGGCCTGCTCGCCGCCTACTGGGCCGGCAAGGCGCTTTTCGTCACGGGCGCGCTTTTTTCCATCGCCAACTGGGTCGTCACCTACCGTTTTATCATGCCGGTCAACCGGCAGTTGACGGCCGCCGACCCGGACACGGCCGACGCCGCCACCCGGGCGCTCTTGGAGAAGTGGAACCTGCTCCACGCCATCCGCACCGGCCTGGGCCTGCTCGCCGTCATCTGCTTCTTCGCGGCGCTCTGA
- a CDS encoding molybdopterin-containing oxidoreductase family protein — protein sequence MPTNHPSICRGCHGGCAAWVTVDGGRVVRVRPRAGSPFNLGHMCVKGLSAPAMMAHPDRLTVPLKRVGERGQGCFEPVSWDEVMAAIAGRLDAFRRESGPHSVALGQGTGRPHYFHVIRFANTFGTPNWYEPGLANCFIPRITVSNLTYGGFVVGDYYGDTPPRTILFWGHNPLVSGPDGELAFPVKKALAAGARGIAVDPRRSETAQRCDLWLPIRPGTDAALALGMARAIIEEGWYDREFVAAQTLGFDELRAAVAHCTPAWTEERTGVPAGLMLEAARRYALDKPSILDWGVSLEQNPNCLQTVRAVAVLRGLTGNLDIPGGDVFGTELIGAYPVLRQALPPEAQALRLGAERFKLLGGFRAFMPSAHIPTLFGAMRTGQPYPVRALLLFGNNPLATVADSRMVLNSLKALELLVVADHFLTPTAALADYVLPAAMWPEMDGVIELPLVAPRAVFAHRQLAQTGQCRQIEAMLDDLAVRLGLPGAGEPLHDIFNARLRPAGVTFAELANGGMVMPPPTYRRFAEKGFRTPTRKVELFSKGLARLGYDPLPSYAPPPESPEASPETARDYPLILTTGARRSEYFHSDGRQIASLRARRPDPLAELGPATAAVRGISDGDWVRVQSPRGQVRMRARVTPDIMEGVASLDHGWWFPERGPGNFGELESAANVLTSAGPPYDPAFGSYQLRGLLCEVEKE from the coding sequence ATGCCTACTAATCATCCCAGCATCTGCCGGGGCTGCCATGGCGGCTGCGCGGCTTGGGTGACGGTGGACGGCGGGAGGGTTGTCCGGGTGCGGCCCAGGGCTGGTTCGCCGTTTAATTTGGGCCACATGTGCGTCAAGGGGCTGTCCGCGCCGGCCATGATGGCACATCCCGACCGGCTGACCGTGCCGCTGAAGCGTGTGGGAGAGCGCGGGCAGGGCTGTTTCGAGCCGGTCTCCTGGGACGAGGTGATGGCGGCCATTGCCGGGCGGCTCGACGCGTTTCGTCGGGAGTCCGGCCCCCACAGCGTGGCCCTGGGGCAGGGCACGGGCCGGCCGCACTATTTCCACGTCATCCGGTTTGCCAACACCTTCGGCACGCCCAACTGGTACGAGCCGGGGCTGGCCAACTGCTTCATTCCGCGCATCACCGTCTCCAATCTCACCTACGGCGGCTTCGTGGTCGGCGACTATTATGGCGACACGCCACCGCGCACGATCCTTTTTTGGGGCCACAATCCGCTGGTTTCGGGGCCGGACGGCGAACTGGCCTTTCCGGTCAAAAAGGCCCTGGCCGCCGGAGCGCGCGGCATCGCCGTGGACCCCAGGCGCAGCGAAACGGCCCAGCGTTGCGACCTGTGGCTGCCCATTCGTCCGGGAACCGACGCGGCGTTGGCTCTGGGCATGGCCCGGGCCATCATCGAGGAAGGCTGGTACGACCGGGAGTTCGTCGCGGCCCAGACCCTGGGGTTCGACGAGCTGCGGGCGGCGGTGGCCCACTGCACGCCGGCCTGGACCGAGGAACGCACCGGCGTGCCCGCCGGTCTTATGCTGGAGGCGGCCCGGCGCTACGCCCTGGACAAGCCCTCCATCCTTGATTGGGGCGTGTCCCTGGAGCAGAACCCCAACTGCCTGCAAACCGTGCGGGCCGTGGCCGTGCTGCGGGGGCTGACCGGCAATCTCGACATTCCGGGCGGCGACGTGTTCGGGACCGAGCTCATCGGGGCCTATCCCGTGCTGCGACAGGCCTTGCCGCCCGAGGCCCAGGCGCTGCGCCTGGGGGCCGAGCGCTTCAAGCTTTTGGGCGGCTTCCGGGCGTTCATGCCTTCGGCCCATATCCCCACGCTTTTCGGGGCCATGCGCACGGGACAGCCGTATCCGGTGCGGGCGCTGCTGCTTTTCGGCAACAACCCCCTGGCCACGGTGGCCGATTCCCGGATGGTGCTTAATAGCCTCAAGGCCCTGGAACTCTTGGTCGTGGCCGACCATTTCCTGACGCCCACGGCCGCCCTGGCCGATTACGTGCTGCCGGCGGCCATGTGGCCCGAGATGGACGGCGTCATCGAACTGCCGCTGGTGGCCCCGCGCGCGGTCTTCGCCCACCGCCAGCTGGCGCAGACCGGCCAGTGCCGCCAGATCGAGGCCATGCTGGACGATCTGGCCGTCCGGCTGGGGCTGCCCGGGGCCGGCGAGCCGCTCCACGACATCTTTAACGCCCGGCTGCGTCCGGCCGGCGTGACCTTTGCCGAACTGGCCAACGGCGGCATGGTCATGCCGCCGCCGACTTACCGCCGCTTTGCCGAAAAAGGCTTTCGCACGCCCACCCGCAAGGTGGAGCTTTTCTCCAAAGGCTTGGCGCGCCTGGGCTACGATCCGCTGCCCAGCTACGCGCCGCCGCCGGAAAGCCCGGAAGCCTCGCCCGAGACGGCTCGCGACTATCCGCTGATCCTCACCACCGGGGCGCGGCGCAGCGAATATTTTCACAGCGACGGCCGGCAGATCGCCTCTCTGCGCGCCCGGCGTCCCGATCCCCTGGCCGAGCTGGGACCGGCCACGGCGGCGGTGCGCGGCATCAGTGACGGCGACTGGGTGCGGGTGCAAAGCCCGCGCGGGCAGGTCCGCATGCGGGCGCGGGTGACGCCGGACATCATGGAGGGCGTGGCCAGCCTGGACCACGGCTGGTGGTTCCCGGAGCGCGGCCCGGGCAACTTCGGCGAACTGGAATCCGCCGCCAACGTGCTGACGAGCGCCGGCCCGCCCTACGACCCGGCCTTCGGCTCGTACCAACTGCGGGGGCTGTTATGCGAGGTGGAGAAGGAATGA
- a CDS encoding O-acetylhomoserine aminocarboxypropyltransferase/cysteine synthase family protein yields the protein MADNTWHAQTLALHAGHAPDADTLSRAVPIHQTTSYLFRDPEHAANLFALKEGGYIYTRLGNPTTDVLERRLAALHGASACVCTASGMAAIFYAIAAITKAGQNIVSGLNLYGGTHTLFEHTLKRFGIEVRFVDSSNPANFAAAIDENTRLVYTETIGNPRCNVDDLPAIAKVAHDHGLPFVVDNTVAAPPILNPFELGADIAVYSLTKIIGGHGTAIGGAIVEGGNFDWSVGGKFPEITAPDPTYHGANFWEMLCSLEGGTPCSAFCTKVRTGLMRDIGATPSPFNSFLIIQGLETLPLRAKAHCANAQKVAEFLESHPAVTWVNYAGLASHKDHSRAKALFPIGPGAVFGFGVKGGLEAGRKFIASVKLCSHLANILDAKTLVIHPASTTHSQLTSAEQLEAGVTPDMVRISVGIEDVEDIIADLDQALRAASA from the coding sequence ATGGCCGACAACACCTGGCACGCCCAAACCCTGGCCCTGCACGCCGGGCATGCCCCGGACGCCGACACCCTGTCCCGGGCCGTGCCCATCCACCAAACCACGAGCTATCTGTTCCGCGATCCCGAGCATGCCGCCAACCTCTTTGCCCTGAAAGAAGGCGGCTACATCTACACGCGCCTGGGCAACCCCACCACCGACGTGCTGGAACGCCGGCTGGCCGCCCTGCACGGGGCCAGCGCCTGCGTGTGCACGGCATCGGGCATGGCCGCCATTTTCTACGCCATCGCCGCCATCACCAAGGCCGGCCAGAACATCGTCTCGGGGCTCAATCTCTACGGCGGCACGCACACCCTTTTCGAGCACACCCTCAAGCGTTTCGGCATCGAGGTGCGCTTCGTCGATTCGTCGAACCCGGCCAATTTCGCCGCCGCCATCGACGAGAACACGCGCCTGGTCTACACCGAGACCATCGGCAACCCGCGCTGCAACGTCGACGATCTGCCGGCCATCGCCAAGGTGGCCCATGACCACGGCCTGCCCTTCGTGGTGGACAACACCGTGGCCGCGCCGCCCATATTGAACCCCTTCGAGCTTGGGGCGGACATCGCGGTTTATTCGCTGACTAAAATCATCGGCGGCCACGGCACGGCCATCGGCGGAGCCATTGTCGAGGGCGGCAACTTCGATTGGTCCGTCGGCGGCAAGTTCCCGGAGATCACCGCCCCGGACCCGACCTACCACGGGGCCAATTTCTGGGAGATGCTGTGCTCGCTGGAAGGCGGCACGCCCTGCTCGGCCTTTTGCACCAAGGTACGCACGGGCCTTATGCGCGACATCGGGGCCACGCCTTCGCCCTTTAACAGCTTCCTCATCATCCAGGGGCTGGAGACGTTGCCGCTGCGGGCCAAGGCCCATTGCGCCAACGCCCAGAAAGTGGCGGAATTCCTAGAAAGCCATCCGGCCGTCACTTGGGTCAACTACGCCGGCCTAGCCAGCCACAAGGATCATAGCCGGGCCAAGGCGCTCTTCCCCATCGGCCCCGGCGCGGTCTTCGGCTTTGGCGTCAAGGGCGGCCTGGAGGCCGGGCGCAAGTTCATCGCCTCGGTGAAGCTGTGCTCGCACCTGGCCAACATCCTGGACGCCAAGACCTTGGTCATCCATCCGGCCAGCACCACCCATTCCCAGCTTACGTCGGCCGAACAGCTCGAAGCCGGCGTCACCCCGGACATGGTGCGTATCTCGGTCGGCATCGAGGATGTGGAAGACATCATCGCGGACCTGGATCAGGCGCTTAGGGCTGCCAGCGCTTAG
- a CDS encoding type 1 glutamine amidotransferase, with protein sequence MRLHAFYHVPFEEVGAIGLWAAERGHEVVSTSLYADETPPSPADYDMLVVMGGPMGVYDEKQYPWLAAEKKAIEAGVASGKPVLGVCLGAQLLSVVLGGSVSRNPVPEIGWFKVTMTPEGLAEPVFAGFPESYYAFHWHGDTFAIPPGAVHAASSAACANQAFVYKHKVVGLQYHLETTPMGMQNLIKHCAADVAVPGPTVHHPKQMHAGREVFPAIKALTYQFLDALASA encoded by the coding sequence ATGCGTCTGCACGCATTTTATCATGTTCCCTTCGAAGAAGTCGGAGCCATCGGCCTGTGGGCCGCCGAACGCGGCCATGAGGTCGTTTCCACCAGCCTGTACGCCGACGAGACGCCGCCGTCGCCCGCCGACTACGACATGCTCGTGGTCATGGGCGGCCCCATGGGCGTATACGACGAAAAGCAGTATCCGTGGCTGGCCGCCGAGAAAAAGGCCATCGAGGCCGGCGTGGCCTCGGGCAAGCCGGTGCTTGGCGTGTGCCTGGGCGCGCAGCTCCTCTCGGTGGTCCTGGGCGGCTCGGTGTCGCGCAATCCGGTCCCGGAAATCGGCTGGTTCAAGGTGACCATGACCCCGGAAGGGCTGGCCGAGCCGGTTTTCGCCGGCTTCCCCGAGTCCTACTACGCCTTCCACTGGCACGGCGACACCTTCGCCATCCCCCCCGGCGCCGTGCACGCGGCCTCCTCGGCCGCTTGCGCCAATCAGGCCTTTGTCTATAAGCACAAGGTCGTGGGGCTGCAATACCATCTGGAAACCACGCCGATGGGGATGCAAAACCTCATCAAACACTGCGCCGCCGATGTGGCGGTTCCCGGACCAACCGTGCACCATCCCAAGCAGATGCACGCCGGACGCGAAGTGTTCCCGGCCATCAAGGCCCTGACCTACCAGTTTCTCGACGCCCTGGCTTCGGCCTGA
- a CDS encoding pyridoxamine 5'-phosphate oxidase family protein has protein sequence MRKKEREIKDKAILEQLLMQSRICRLGLFDGQWPYVVPVNMGYEPGRIYFHSSKKGKKMDILRANPNVCFELDADVEIVTGDRPCDWTTYYKSIIGFGTAVILEDEAEKLAGLKVIMRRHGGPADGFKPEVVPVTAVVRIDIASMTGKANPPHGEWD, from the coding sequence ATGCGCAAGAAGGAACGGGAAATCAAGGACAAGGCGATCCTCGAACAACTGCTCATGCAGTCGCGGATCTGCCGCCTTGGGCTCTTCGACGGTCAATGGCCCTATGTCGTGCCGGTCAACATGGGCTACGAGCCGGGCCGCATCTATTTTCATTCCTCGAAAAAAGGGAAGAAAATGGACATCCTGCGGGCCAATCCCAACGTGTGCTTTGAACTCGACGCCGATGTGGAGATCGTCACCGGAGATCGGCCCTGCGACTGGACCACTTATTATAAGTCCATCATTGGTTTCGGCACGGCCGTGATCCTCGAAGACGAAGCGGAAAAGCTGGCCGGCCTCAAGGTCATCATGCGCCGCCACGGCGGCCCGGCCGACGGCTTCAAACCCGAAGTCGTGCCCGTCACGGCCGTGGTGCGCATCGACATCGCGTCCATGACCGGCAAGGCCAACCCGCCCCACGGCGAGTGGGATTAG
- a CDS encoding GDSL-type esterase/lipase family protein: MRIVFVGDSLTVGVGDETYLGWPGRLCAASSAAGLPLTLYNLGVRSETSRHIKNRLGRELPPRLLPRDEARVVLSFGVNDAKIENGRRKVELAESVDNLFEIVSKTSSLCPTLMVGPPPVLDDAYRARIEELSDVFAGSCAEMGLPYLDMCRPLCRQSAYLDSLAAVGDGYHPGAAGYAAFAARVGEWEAWQGWFV, from the coding sequence ATGCGCATCGTCTTTGTCGGTGATTCGCTGACCGTTGGCGTCGGCGACGAAACCTACCTGGGCTGGCCCGGCCGGCTGTGCGCCGCCTCGTCGGCCGCCGGCCTGCCGCTTACCCTCTACAACCTGGGCGTGCGCTCAGAAACCAGCCGCCACATCAAAAACCGCCTCGGCCGCGAACTGCCGCCGCGCCTGCTCCCCCGCGACGAGGCCCGCGTCGTGCTGTCCTTTGGCGTCAACGACGCCAAGATCGAAAACGGCCGGCGCAAGGTCGAACTGGCCGAATCCGTGGACAACCTTTTCGAGATCGTCAGCAAAACCAGCTCCCTGTGCCCGACGCTCATGGTCGGGCCGCCGCCGGTCCTCGACGACGCCTACCGGGCGCGCATCGAGGAACTCTCCGACGTCTTCGCCGGCAGCTGCGCCGAAATGGGACTGCCCTACCTCGACATGTGCCGGCCGCTGTGCCGGCAGTCCGCCTACCTCGACAGCCTGGCCGCCGTGGGCGACGGCTACCACCCCGGCGCGGCCGGCTACGCCGCCTTCGCGGCGCGCGTTGGGGAGTGGGAGGCTTGGCAGGGGTGGTTTGTTTAG
- a CDS encoding LrgB family protein encodes MSANHSALFWLAATLAAYVVSRVARHYVRAWWTSPLLLTCVLCLGLTIVLHAGYSEYMRGGQWLLLLLGPATVAFAVPIYEHRALIKRHWPTLAVGVAVGCGLAFGGGWLLSGLLGLSQEMRLSLLPRSFTTPFAMDFAREVGGAPDLAAVCVIATGILGASLGGMLLKVLPLRTALARGAMLGMGAHGAGVARALEAGEEEGAIAGLVMILAGVTCALIGPAISLLES; translated from the coding sequence ATGTCCGCTAACCATTCCGCCCTGTTCTGGCTGGCGGCCACCCTGGCCGCCTATGTCGTCTCGCGTGTCGCCCGGCACTACGTGCGCGCCTGGTGGACCTCGCCGCTGCTTCTCACCTGCGTGCTGTGCCTGGGGCTGACCATCGTCCTGCACGCCGGCTACAGCGAATACATGCGCGGCGGCCAGTGGTTGCTGCTGCTGCTCGGCCCGGCCACCGTCGCCTTTGCCGTGCCCATCTACGAACACCGCGCACTTATCAAACGCCACTGGCCGACCCTGGCCGTGGGCGTCGCGGTGGGCTGCGGCCTGGCGTTCGGCGGCGGCTGGCTGCTCTCGGGGCTGCTTGGACTGTCCCAGGAAATGCGCCTGTCGCTTCTGCCCCGGTCGTTCACCACGCCCTTTGCCATGGACTTTGCCCGGGAAGTGGGCGGCGCGCCGGATCTGGCCGCCGTGTGCGTCATCGCCACCGGCATCCTGGGTGCGTCGCTGGGCGGCATGCTGCTCAAGGTGCTGCCCCTGCGCACCGCCCTGGCCCGCGGAGCCATGCTCGGCATGGGCGCCCACGGGGCCGGCGTGGCCCGGGCCCTGGAAGCCGGCGAAGAAGAAGGAGCCATCGCCGGCCTGGTCATGATCCTCGCCGGCGTCACCTGCGCCCTCATCGGCCCGGCCATTTCGCTGCTGGAATCGTAG
- a CDS encoding CidA/LrgA family protein: MKNNLRGLVETTAQGIALIGLWWICDAAVRAAGLPIPGGVAGMAVLLALLATGALPVGCLRLGAKGLLNHMLLFFVPAAVVLRDHAELLGSTGLKILAVIVVGILSVMAGTALAVELHIRLRSRHVR, from the coding sequence ATGAAAAACAATCTGCGAGGCCTCGTCGAGACCACGGCCCAAGGCATCGCCCTGATCGGCCTGTGGTGGATCTGCGACGCGGCCGTGCGCGCGGCCGGGCTGCCCATCCCGGGCGGCGTGGCCGGCATGGCCGTGCTGCTGGCGCTTTTGGCCACCGGCGCGCTGCCCGTGGGCTGCCTGCGTCTGGGAGCCAAGGGGCTTTTAAACCATATGCTGCTCTTTTTCGTCCCGGCGGCGGTGGTGCTGCGGGACCATGCCGAACTGCTGGGGTCCACGGGACTCAAGATCCTGGCCGTTATCGTCGTCGGCATCCTCTCGGTGATGGCCGGCACGGCCCTGGCCGTGGAACTGCACATCCGCCTGAGGTCGCGCCATGTCCGCTAA
- a CDS encoding LysR family transcriptional regulator → MELRNLKAFVEVVRQGGFSKAARALFSTQSTVSKAVGQLEAECGEALLERLGTGVRLTAAGELVYARALAMLAESEHLAAELADLRGLLSGRLRLGLPIFGSARLFAPLFAEYRSRWPNVEIELMEQGSARLEEALLAGEVELGVSLLPIGEAFSWQPVRDDPMMAVLAADHPLRGRERLRLAELANDPFILFEQGFALNTRIEHACSLRGFAPRLAARSGQLDFIIALVAAGLGVALLPRLLTEGRNLEPLGVVLVDETDLRWRAALSWRKGARLSPAARAWLVLAREKLA, encoded by the coding sequence ATGGAGCTGCGCAATCTGAAAGCGTTCGTGGAAGTGGTGCGCCAGGGCGGGTTTTCCAAGGCGGCCCGGGCGCTTTTCTCCACCCAGTCCACGGTGAGCAAGGCGGTGGGGCAGCTGGAGGCCGAGTGCGGCGAGGCGCTTTTGGAGCGGCTGGGGACCGGCGTGCGCCTGACGGCGGCCGGGGAGCTGGTTTACGCCCGGGCCTTGGCCATGCTGGCCGAGAGCGAGCATCTGGCGGCCGAGCTGGCCGATTTGCGCGGGCTACTCTCGGGCCGGCTGCGCCTGGGGCTGCCGATTTTCGGCAGCGCCCGGCTTTTCGCGCCGCTTTTCGCCGAGTATCGCAGCCGCTGGCCCAATGTGGAGATTGAGCTCATGGAGCAGGGCAGCGCCCGGCTGGAGGAGGCGCTCTTGGCCGGCGAAGTGGAGCTTGGCGTGTCGCTTTTGCCCATTGGCGAGGCCTTTTCCTGGCAGCCGGTGCGCGACGATCCCATGATGGCCGTGCTGGCCGCCGACCATCCTCTGCGCGGCCGGGAGCGCCTGCGGCTGGCGGAATTGGCCAACGATCCGTTTATCCTTTTTGAGCAGGGGTTCGCCCTCAATACGCGCATCGAGCACGCTTGTTCCCTGCGGGGCTTTGCGCCGCGCCTGGCGGCCCGCAGCGGCCAGCTGGATTTCATCATTGCCCTGGTGGCGGCCGGTCTTGGGGTGGCCTTGCTGCCGCGCCTGTTGACCGAAGGGCGCAATCTGGAGCCGCTGGGCGTGGTGCTGGTGGACGAGACTGATCTGCGCTGGCGGGCGGCGCTGTCCTGGCGCAAAGGGGCGCGGTTGTCGCCGGCGGCCCGGGCCTGGCTGGTCCTGGCCCGGGAAAAGCTGGCCTGA
- a CDS encoding peroxiredoxin, translated as MHDHDHEEYDECCTEIPEASVGQPVVDFSLKVYDPEEGFFGEMDMEKLMEDGKWVILFFYPADFTFVCPTELADLAAKHEELKKLGFEVFSVSTDTEFAHLAWRNSERLLENVKYKMAADPTGKVSRYFGVYDEESGLALRGTFIINPDGVLVSKEINFYNVGRNADELLRKCQANVYLREHPAEACPAKWTPGDKTLTPSEQLVGKVYEALS; from the coding sequence ATGCACGATCACGACCACGAAGAATACGACGAGTGCTGCACCGAGATCCCCGAGGCTTCCGTTGGCCAGCCGGTGGTGGACTTTTCCCTGAAAGTCTACGACCCGGAAGAAGGCTTTTTCGGCGAGATGGACATGGAAAAGCTCATGGAAGACGGCAAATGGGTGATCCTGTTCTTCTACCCGGCCGACTTCACCTTCGTGTGCCCCACCGAACTGGCCGATCTGGCCGCCAAGCACGAGGAACTCAAAAAGCTCGGCTTCGAGGTCTTTTCCGTCTCCACGGACACGGAATTCGCCCATCTGGCCTGGCGCAACAGCGAGAGACTGTTGGAAAACGTCAAGTACAAGATGGCCGCCGACCCCACCGGCAAGGTCTCCCGCTACTTCGGCGTCTATGACGAAGAATCGGGACTGGCCCTTCGCGGCACGTTCATCATCAACCCCGACGGCGTGCTGGTCTCCAAGGAGATCAACTTCTACAACGTCGGCCGCAACGCCGACGAGCTGCTGCGCAAGTGCCAGGCCAACGTCTACCTGCGCGAGCACCCGGCCGAAGCCTGCCCGGCCAAGTGGACCCCCGGCGACAAGACCCTGACCCCGTCCGAACAGCTCGTGGGCAAGGTCTACGAGGCCCTGTCCTAG
- a CDS encoding peptide-binding protein: MTTTTYTMRRRLVLGWLLGAVVMLGGCLGGKTASGPVDPASVYTVSAPLANLLACPSLTCDVLEDLHDGDRVSVMTVVPGGWLEVRALASGKQGFLLARLLARP, from the coding sequence ATGACGACGACAACTTACACGATGCGGCGGCGGCTGGTTTTGGGGTGGCTGTTGGGGGCGGTCGTGATGCTTGGCGGCTGCCTGGGCGGCAAGACGGCGTCCGGGCCGGTGGATCCGGCCAGCGTGTACACGGTGTCCGCGCCGCTGGCCAATCTGCTGGCCTGCCCGAGTTTGACCTGCGACGTGCTCGAAGACCTGCATGACGGCGACCGGGTGTCGGTGATGACGGTTGTGCCGGGCGGCTGGCTGGAGGTTCGGGCGCTGGCGTCGGGCAAACAAGGGTTCCTGTTGGCCCGATTGCTGGCGCGGCCGTGA